From one Pseudomonas fluorescens genomic stretch:
- a CDS encoding DUF3224 domain-containing protein, with amino-acid sequence MGLDQKELEMNHTANGPFEITLNPELLSSTAKGTGLGRMSLDKRFHGELEATSQGEMLSFRSSVQGSAGYVAMETVHGTLHGRSGSFVLQHSSTMNRGTPVQSITVVPDSGTDELSGLTGSMVITITDGQHSYKFDYALPDHQI; translated from the coding sequence ATGGGGCTGGATCAAAAGGAACTTGAAATGAATCACACAGCCAACGGGCCGTTTGAAATCACACTCAATCCGGAGCTCTTAAGCAGCACCGCTAAAGGAACTGGCCTTGGCCGAATGTCTCTAGACAAGCGATTTCATGGTGAGCTTGAAGCCACCAGTCAAGGTGAGATGCTGTCCTTCCGCAGCAGTGTTCAAGGTTCTGCCGGCTACGTTGCTATGGAAACTGTGCATGGAACCTTGCACGGTCGCAGCGGTAGCTTCGTACTTCAACACAGTTCGACTATGAATCGTGGGACACCCGTTCAGTCCATCACCGTCGTACCTGATTCCGGTACTGACGAGCTTTCCGGGCTAACTGGTAGCATGGTCATCACGATCACCGATGGGCAGCACTCATACAAATTTGACTACGCGTTACCGGATCATCAAATCTGA